The Paenibacillus sp. YPG26 genome includes a window with the following:
- the pdhA gene encoding pyruvate dehydrogenase (acetyl-transferring) E1 component subunit alpha: MSKVPYEVYTEEVDTLSVLSPEGEIVNKDKLPDLTDDQLKEIMYRMVFTRTWDDRAVNLGRQGRLGFYAPVSGQEATMVGSEFALEKEDFVCPGYRDMPQIVWHGLPLYQAFLYSRGHQHGGEIPQGVNVLMPQIIIGAQILHAMGIAMGYKLRKQKQVVITYTGDGGSSEGDFYEGLNYAGVYKLPVIFFVQNNGYAITTPFSKQTAALSIAHKAVAAGIKGVKVDGMDIFAVIKAVQEAAERGRNGEGATLIEAVTYRFRPHSLSDDASKYRSKEEEGEWNLKDPIARLAKYLEKKGLWTEEDTARVKEEAKAKVNEQIKKAEQTEKMTVAGLIDSMFESTPKYLEEQKADFQ; encoded by the coding sequence ATGAGCAAGGTTCCTTATGAAGTATATACGGAGGAAGTTGACACGCTGTCCGTGCTCTCACCGGAAGGTGAAATCGTCAACAAAGATAAACTTCCTGATTTGACCGACGATCAACTGAAAGAAATTATGTACCGTATGGTGTTTACCCGTACTTGGGATGATCGTGCTGTCAACCTGGGCCGCCAAGGGCGTCTTGGTTTCTATGCACCGGTATCCGGCCAGGAAGCTACGATGGTAGGCAGTGAGTTCGCGCTCGAGAAAGAAGATTTCGTATGTCCGGGATACCGTGATATGCCGCAAATCGTATGGCACGGTCTTCCTTTGTATCAGGCGTTCTTATATTCCCGTGGTCACCAGCATGGTGGAGAGATTCCACAAGGTGTCAATGTGCTTATGCCGCAAATTATCATTGGCGCGCAAATTCTGCATGCTATGGGTATTGCAATGGGTTACAAGCTCAGAAAGCAAAAGCAAGTTGTAATTACTTATACAGGTGACGGCGGTTCCTCGGAAGGCGACTTCTACGAAGGACTTAACTATGCCGGTGTGTACAAACTGCCGGTTATTTTCTTTGTGCAAAATAATGGCTACGCCATCACAACTCCGTTCTCCAAACAGACGGCTGCCTTGTCCATCGCTCACAAAGCGGTTGCAGCAGGAATCAAAGGCGTTAAGGTTGACGGCATGGACATCTTTGCTGTTATCAAAGCGGTTCAAGAAGCAGCTGAGCGCGGCCGCAATGGTGAAGGCGCTACTTTGATTGAAGCTGTAACTTACCGTTTCCGTCCGCACTCCCTGTCTGACGATGCTTCCAAATATCGTTCGAAGGAAGAAGAAGGTGAGTGGAATCTGAAGGATCCAATTGCCCGTCTCGCTAAATATTTGGAGAAGAAGGGTCTTTGGACTGAAGAAGACACAGCACGCGTGAAAGAAGAAGCGAAAGCGAAAGTGAACGAGCAGATCAAGAAAGCGGAGCAGACCGAGAAAATGACCGTTGCCGGCTTGATTGACAGCATGTTCGAATCCACACCGAAGTATCTGGAAGAGCAAAAAGCAGACTTCCAATAA
- a CDS encoding dihydrolipoamide acetyltransferase family protein, with the protein MAKFEYRFPELGEGLHEGEIIKMHIKPGDKVTDDDIIMEVQNDKAVVEVPCPVNGTVQEVFGKDGAIFRVGDVVAVIDAEGEVPDQESAPEQHGSQEADASKGGVDTTSSPASDSPAEAKQGGAAETSAPAAPNKEVLATPSVRKFAREQGIDLSQVTGTGTAGKITREDVEAFKNGGGTAAPAPEAGEAKTEAKAAPAAAAAGNAYVEEERVPFKGIRKAISNAMVKSAYTAPHVTIMDEVDVTELVAFRTRMKPIAEKKGTKVTYLPFIVKALVAASRQFPALNASIDEEAGEIVYKKHYDIGIATDTDSGLIVPVIKDADRKSIWMIADSIRDLAARGREGKLSPAEMKGSTISITNIGSAGGMFFTPIINYPEVAILGTGRISEKPVVKNGEIVVAPVMALSLSFDHRLIDGATAQNFMNYIKSLLANPELLVMEV; encoded by the coding sequence GTGGCAAAATTTGAATATCGTTTCCCGGAACTCGGTGAAGGGTTGCATGAAGGCGAAATCATCAAAATGCACATCAAGCCGGGAGATAAAGTAACCGACGATGACATCATCATGGAAGTACAGAACGATAAGGCTGTAGTTGAAGTTCCTTGTCCAGTAAACGGCACGGTTCAAGAAGTATTCGGCAAAGACGGCGCTATCTTCCGTGTAGGAGATGTAGTGGCTGTAATTGATGCAGAAGGCGAAGTGCCTGATCAGGAGTCAGCTCCTGAACAGCATGGCAGCCAGGAAGCTGACGCTTCCAAGGGTGGAGTGGATACGACTTCTTCACCGGCTTCCGACAGTCCTGCCGAAGCGAAGCAGGGTGGAGCAGCAGAGACATCCGCACCAGCAGCTCCGAACAAGGAAGTTCTGGCAACACCTAGCGTTCGCAAGTTCGCTCGTGAGCAAGGAATTGATCTGTCTCAAGTAACTGGCACCGGCACAGCAGGCAAGATTACCAGAGAAGATGTTGAAGCCTTCAAGAATGGCGGCGGCACAGCAGCTCCGGCTCCTGAAGCTGGAGAAGCGAAGACGGAAGCTAAAGCGGCTCCTGCAGCAGCAGCGGCTGGAAATGCATATGTGGAAGAAGAACGCGTTCCATTCAAAGGCATCCGTAAAGCAATCTCCAATGCGATGGTTAAATCCGCATATACGGCGCCTCACGTTACTATTATGGATGAAGTTGACGTTACTGAACTGGTTGCATTCCGTACACGCATGAAGCCGATTGCTGAGAAGAAGGGTACTAAAGTAACTTACCTTCCATTCATCGTGAAAGCTTTGGTTGCGGCATCCCGTCAATTCCCTGCACTTAACGCTTCCATTGACGAAGAGGCTGGCGAAATCGTCTACAAGAAGCACTATGATATCGGAATTGCCACAGATACAGATAGCGGCTTGATCGTACCTGTAATCAAGGATGCCGACCGTAAGAGCATCTGGATGATCGCGGACTCCATCCGTGACCTGGCTGCACGTGGACGCGAAGGCAAGCTAAGCCCTGCCGAAATGAAAGGCAGCACAATTTCAATCACGAATATTGGTTCCGCTGGCGGTATGTTCTTCACACCGATTATCAACTACCCTGAGGTAGCTATTCTAGGCACTGGACGTATCTCTGAGAAGCCAGTTGTCAAGAACGGTGAGATTGTTGTCGCTCCAGTAATGGCTCTTTCCTTGAGCTTCGACCACCGTCTGATTGATGGTGCAACCGCTCAAAACTTTATGAACTACATTAAATCACTGCTCGCTAATCCTGAGCTGCTGGTTATGGAGGTGTAA
- a CDS encoding trimeric intracellular cation channel family protein encodes MHIFEIFSIIGTIAFAMSGAFVAMEEEYDILGVLVLGVVTAFGGGIVRNVLIGVPVTTLWTQGDLIILANLSVLVAFVLPLKWIQHWKKTEALFDAIGLSAFAIQGALYATNMKHPLSAVIVAAVLTGIGGGIIRDLLAGRKPLVLRDEIYAVWAMVAGIAVGLGVANRNWELILLFVIVVIFRMLSVLYKWKLPRRSLKEHLPNSQYLDS; translated from the coding sequence ATGCATATATTTGAGATTTTCAGTATTATAGGTACAATTGCTTTCGCTATGTCCGGCGCTTTTGTAGCCATGGAAGAGGAGTACGATATCCTGGGGGTGCTGGTGCTTGGAGTGGTGACTGCATTCGGCGGGGGGATTGTCCGAAATGTGCTCATCGGTGTGCCGGTAACAACACTTTGGACTCAAGGGGATCTGATCATTCTTGCGAACCTCTCTGTGCTTGTAGCTTTTGTACTTCCTCTTAAATGGATACAGCATTGGAAGAAAACAGAGGCTCTCTTTGATGCAATCGGATTGTCAGCCTTTGCCATCCAAGGTGCCTTGTACGCTACGAATATGAAGCATCCGCTCAGCGCTGTAATCGTAGCGGCTGTACTTACCGGAATAGGCGGAGGAATTATCCGTGACTTGCTGGCCGGCCGCAAACCGCTTGTGCTGCGAGATGAAATATATGCGGTGTGGGCGATGGTTGCAGGTATCGCGGTTGGTCTCGGTGTAGCCAATCGTAACTGGGAACTGATTCTGTTATTCGTGATCGTGGTAATCTTCCGGATGCTCTCCGTGCTCTATAAATGGAAGCTGCCGCGGCGTTCACTCAAAGAACATCTGCCGAATTCTCAATATTTGGATTCATAG
- a CDS encoding alpha-ketoacid dehydrogenase subunit beta — translation MAQMNMKEAIRDALRVELKRDANVLLFGEDVGNVGGVFRATEGLQKEFGEERVFDTPLAESAIGGLAFGLGIQGFRPVAEIQFVGFIFEALDQIIVQAARLRYRSGGRYNAPVVFRTPFGGGVKAAELHTDSLEGLIAQSPGIKLVVPSNPYDAKGLMISAIRDNDPVFYMEHLNLYHAFRAEVPEGEYTVELGKANIVKEGSDVTIIAYGLMVHTAVKAAEELEKTKGIKAEVIDLRTLVPLDIDTIVASIKKTNRAIVVQEAQKSAGMAAEIIAQINERAILHLEAPVLRVAGPDTVYPFAQIEDQWLPSPARVITAVNKVLEF, via the coding sequence ATGGCACAAATGAACATGAAAGAAGCGATCCGCGATGCACTGCGCGTGGAATTGAAGCGCGATGCCAACGTCCTGCTTTTCGGGGAGGACGTGGGTAATGTTGGCGGTGTATTCCGTGCAACTGAAGGTCTGCAGAAGGAATTTGGTGAAGAACGCGTATTCGATACACCGCTGGCTGAGTCCGCTATTGGCGGTCTGGCTTTTGGTCTTGGGATTCAGGGATTCCGCCCTGTTGCCGAGATTCAATTCGTAGGTTTTATTTTTGAAGCTCTTGACCAGATCATTGTTCAAGCTGCTCGTCTGCGTTACCGCTCTGGTGGCCGTTACAACGCTCCAGTTGTATTCCGTACCCCGTTTGGCGGCGGTGTTAAAGCGGCTGAGCTCCATACCGACTCCCTCGAAGGTTTGATCGCACAATCTCCAGGTATCAAGCTGGTAGTGCCTTCCAACCCTTATGATGCAAAAGGACTTATGATCTCGGCTATCCGCGATAATGACCCTGTATTCTATATGGAGCACCTTAACCTTTACCATGCCTTCCGTGCAGAGGTTCCAGAGGGTGAATATACTGTGGAATTGGGTAAAGCTAATATTGTAAAAGAAGGTTCCGATGTCACCATTATCGCTTATGGACTTATGGTGCACACTGCGGTTAAAGCAGCTGAAGAACTTGAGAAGACTAAAGGCATTAAGGCCGAGGTTATCGACCTGCGTACTTTGGTTCCGCTTGATATCGATACTATCGTGGCTTCCATCAAGAAGACCAACCGCGCTATCGTAGTACAGGAAGCACAGAAATCTGCGGGTATGGCAGCAGAGATTATTGCTCAAATCAATGAGAGAGCTATTCTTCACCTTGAAGCTCCAGTGCTTCGTGTTGCGGGTCCGGATACCGTATATCCATTCGCTCAAATTGAAGATCAATGGCTTCCGTCACCTGCACGTGTAATCACAGCAGTGAACAAAGTACTCGAATTTTAA
- a CDS encoding alpha/beta hydrolase-fold protein — MTDSRYLKRTIVKEVIDSKILNEKRNLRIYLPPGYNEVLSYPVIYCQDGEEFFNYGRIATLANQLILDEDIEPFIVVGVEVDTKVRTSEYAPFGHRFEAYTTCFTQEIIPFVERNYPVRRECDERILAGDSLGGTVSLHLAMKNPNLFSKIISLSGAFYIPTQEYVAQETDLSGLSLYMIVGLQERDYQTDTGIYDFVELNRNTKALLEARGAKVHYLEKEGKHLWGFWQKELPDALRHFLR, encoded by the coding sequence ATGACAGATTCGCGTTATTTAAAACGAACCATAGTGAAAGAAGTCATTGACAGCAAGATCCTGAATGAGAAGCGTAATCTTCGGATTTATCTGCCTCCTGGCTATAATGAAGTTCTGAGTTACCCTGTAATTTATTGCCAGGATGGAGAGGAATTCTTCAATTACGGTCGCATTGCGACGCTCGCCAACCAATTGATCCTGGATGAGGACATCGAGCCTTTTATTGTTGTTGGGGTTGAGGTCGATACAAAGGTTCGCACTTCTGAATATGCCCCATTCGGACACCGGTTCGAAGCCTACACCACTTGTTTTACACAAGAAATCATTCCCTTTGTGGAACGCAATTATCCGGTCAGAAGGGAATGTGACGAACGCATTCTGGCCGGAGATTCATTAGGCGGCACCGTATCGCTGCATTTAGCTATGAAAAACCCCAACCTGTTTTCCAAAATCATCAGCTTGTCCGGCGCATTCTACATTCCGACACAGGAATACGTAGCTCAAGAGACCGACCTGTCCGGACTTTCCTTATATATGATCGTAGGTCTGCAGGAACGCGATTACCAGACGGATACCGGTATCTATGATTTTGTTGAGCTTAACCGGAACACCAAAGCGCTGCTGGAGGCCCGGGGAGCCAAGGTTCATTATCTTGAGAAGGAAGGTAAGCACCTATGGGGCTTCTGGCAAAAGGAGCTTCCTGACGCACTGAGACATTTCCTGAGATAA